The genomic interval TCCTTTACTTTAGATGTTGGCAGGTTTGGGTATATGAATGCTTGTAGGATGAATAAATAGTCAAATGTTAAATCTTGTAATTTTATATTCCTTCTATGAAAACAGTTATTATAGAAGATGAACCCTTAGCCGCCAGAGACCTGAAGAAGCTAATTCAGCAGGCAGATCCACAACTGGAAATAGAAGCTGTTTTGCCAGGTTTACAGGCCGCCAGAAACTGGTTTGCCACTCATACTGAACCGGATTTGCTTTTTATGGATATTCAGCTTTCGGATGGAGTCAGTTTTGAATTATTCAACATGGTACGGCTGGAATGTCCGGTGATATTTACAACAGCCTATAATGAATATGCCATCCGGGCTTTTAAGGTAAACAGCATAGATTACCTGCTCAAACCTATTGACGAGAACGAATTAGTAACAGCTTTAGAAAAATTTAAAAAGCTCAGGCAGCAGAATAATTTACCAGAACTTAAACAGCAACTCCAGTCTTTACTGCAAGACCTGCCACTCGCCTCTCCGGCAAAAAAATACAAAGAGCGCCTGATGGCACATTACCGGAATACGCTGGTACCTGTACAAACAGACCAGATTTCCTGTCTGATGAAAGAAGAACTTATTTACCTTCTTACTTTTGATAACCAGCGGATGATCTCTGAGTTCGAAACCTTAGAGGAAGCTGAGCATGTATTGAACCCATCATCCTTTTTCCGGGCAAACCGGCAGTATATTATTCATATGAATTCAATTGAAAACATCCGGCATGGATTTAATGGAAAAATCATTGTAAAGCTCAAAAATCCGATTTCAATGGAGATCGATATAAGCCGCGAGAAAGCAGCTTCATTTAAAGACTGGATAAATTGAACTTTTCAGGGACAAAAAGCTGTAATTTTTGTTATTGTAAATAGTAAGTGTCAAATTGCTACTTTTATTTTATAAACTCCTTAATTACAACTTATTAATATAATGATTCAAACAGATATTTGCATTATTGGCGCAGGCCCGGTTGGTTTATTTGCAGTTTTTGAAGCCGGATTGCTTAAAATGCGTTGCCATGTAATAGATGCACTGCCAAAAGTGGGCGGTCAGCTCACAGAAATTTATCCCAAAAAACCCATCTACGACATTCCTGGATATCCAATGGTGCTGGCAGAAGACCTGATTAAAAACCTGATGGATCAGATCGAGCCTTTTAAACCTACTTTTACCTTAGGCGAAAGGGTAGAAAAATTTTATAAAGAAGATGACGGTGTTTTCCATCTCCGTACTTCAGCAGGCACTGATATTATTTGTAGAGTTGTCGTAATTGCCGGCGGATTAGGTTGTTTTGAGCCCCGTAAGCCTGAAATTCCGCAACTGGAAGAGTATGAAGGAAAAGGTGTGAACTACATGATCCTGAATCCGGAAACATATAGAAATAAAAAAGTAGTTCTGGCTGGCGGCGGCGACTCCGCCCTCGACTGGACAATCTTCTTAGCAGATATTGCCTCTGAGCTTACCCTGGTTCACCGCAATGAATCTTTTAGAGGTGCACCAGATTCTGTGGAGAAAGTAATGGAACTCGCCAAAGAAAATAAAATCCGCTTATTGCTCAAGTCGAATATTAATGCGATTAGTGGTAATGGCAAACTTACCGGTGTATCCATAAGCGATCATAATAAATCCATCCAAACTATTGAAACAGATTATCTTATACCCCTATTTGGCCTAAGTCCGAAGCTAGGACCCTTAGAAAACTGGGGATTGAATTTAGATAAAAGTGCGATTGCGGTAGATACGTTCGATTATTCGACTACTATTCCTGGCGTATATGCGATTGGCGATA from Rhodocytophaga rosea carries:
- a CDS encoding LytR/AlgR family response regulator transcription factor, which translates into the protein MKTVIIEDEPLAARDLKKLIQQADPQLEIEAVLPGLQAARNWFATHTEPDLLFMDIQLSDGVSFELFNMVRLECPVIFTTAYNEYAIRAFKVNSIDYLLKPIDENELVTALEKFKKLRQQNNLPELKQQLQSLLQDLPLASPAKKYKERLMAHYRNTLVPVQTDQISCLMKEELIYLLTFDNQRMISEFETLEEAEHVLNPSSFFRANRQYIIHMNSIENIRHGFNGKIIVKLKNPISMEIDISREKAASFKDWIN
- a CDS encoding NAD(P)/FAD-dependent oxidoreductase — encoded protein: MIQTDICIIGAGPVGLFAVFEAGLLKMRCHVIDALPKVGGQLTEIYPKKPIYDIPGYPMVLAEDLIKNLMDQIEPFKPTFTLGERVEKFYKEDDGVFHLRTSAGTDIICRVVVIAGGLGCFEPRKPEIPQLEEYEGKGVNYMILNPETYRNKKVVLAGGGDSALDWTIFLADIASELTLVHRNESFRGAPDSVEKVMELAKENKIRLLLKSNINAISGNGKLTGVSISDHNKSIQTIETDYLIPLFGLSPKLGPLENWGLNLDKSAIAVDTFDYSTTIPGVYAIGDINTYPGKLKLILCGFHEAALMAQSAYKIVFPNQKFSLKYTTVNGIQSF